In Gossypium raimondii isolate GPD5lz chromosome 12, ASM2569854v1, whole genome shotgun sequence, a single window of DNA contains:
- the LOC105764708 gene encoding nudix hydrolase 3 isoform X3, producing the protein MSYNFISARHFSENLPPLSPYSFFFQTKSDSSKETMAEPYIEQVEYLDVLTKTGKKTGVSKPRGDVHRDGDYHKAVHVWIFAESTQELLLQKRADCKDSWPGLWDISSAGHISAGDSSLITAQRELQEELGVILPKDAFELIFVFLEECVTNNGKFINNEYSDVYLVTTLEPIPREAFTLQ; encoded by the exons ATGTCTTACAATTTTATTTCTGCAAGACATTTTTCGGAAAATCTTCCTCCCCTCTCACCATATTCCTTCTTCTTCCAG ACAAAGTCTGATTCATCGAAAGAAACAATGGCAGAGCCTTACATTGAACAAGTAGAGTATCTCGACGTTCTCACTAAAACCGGTAAAAAAACCGGCGTTTCCAAGCCCAG GGGAGATGTCCATCGAGATGGGGATTACCATAAAGCAGTCCATGTTTGGATTTTTGCTGAGAGTACACAAGAATTACTTCTCCAAAAACGTGCAGACTGCAAGGACTCGTGGCCAGGGTTGTGGGATATCTCCAGTGCTGGCCATATATCTGCTGGTGACTCATCGCTAATAACAGCACA GAGGGAGCTTCAAGAAGAACTAGGGGTGATCCTCCCAAAGGATGCATTTGAGTTGATATTCGTTTTTCTTGAAGAGTG TGTCACAAACAATGGAAAGTTCATCAATAATGAATACAGCGATGTATACCTAGTAACAACTCTAGAGCCAATTCCTCGAGAAGCCTTTACACTTCAG TAA
- the LOC105764708 gene encoding nudix hydrolase 3 isoform X2 — translation MGYRKNVLQFYFCKTFFGKSSSPLTIFLLLPAKTKSDSSKETMAEPYIEQVEYLDVLTKTGKKTGVSKPRGDVHRDGDYHKAVHVWIFAESTQELLLQKRADCKDSWPGLWDISSAGHISAGDSSLITAQRELQEELGVILPKDAFELIFVFLEECVTNNGKFINNEYSDVYLVTTLEPIPREAFTLQ, via the exons ATGGGTTATAGGAAAAATGTCTTACAATTTTATTTCTGCAAGACATTTTTCGGAAAATCTTCCTCCCCTCTCACCATATTCCTTCTTCTTCCAG CGAAGACAAAGTCTGATTCATCGAAAGAAACAATGGCAGAGCCTTACATTGAACAAGTAGAGTATCTCGACGTTCTCACTAAAACCGGTAAAAAAACCGGCGTTTCCAAGCCCAG GGGAGATGTCCATCGAGATGGGGATTACCATAAAGCAGTCCATGTTTGGATTTTTGCTGAGAGTACACAAGAATTACTTCTCCAAAAACGTGCAGACTGCAAGGACTCGTGGCCAGGGTTGTGGGATATCTCCAGTGCTGGCCATATATCTGCTGGTGACTCATCGCTAATAACAGCACA GAGGGAGCTTCAAGAAGAACTAGGGGTGATCCTCCCAAAGGATGCATTTGAGTTGATATTCGTTTTTCTTGAAGAGTG TGTCACAAACAATGGAAAGTTCATCAATAATGAATACAGCGATGTATACCTAGTAACAACTCTAGAGCCAATTCCTCGAGAAGCCTTTACACTTCAG TAA
- the LOC105764704 gene encoding protein LEO1 homolog, whose translation MGEEKRHEMMQNLFGDQSEEDEEIDSEHESNPHPNYASDEAEGAMEPEGEGEGEAEVEGHGEAEVESDGDLRDLEPDPGESEGERVQSSQEVDIGDQREESEAKETDSDEKEDYGQRVVTSRRREVIESGSERSEENHYHDNEDEEVDQTRSLSKSPEEEKDPAHLSHSAAEIRDVFGASDEEEEEAEYAVRHDMEQEEIRSPMEEEGSYGKSPRLEDMVHDEDARYESDDEHVEVKQKEKPVGPPLELEVPFRPAPAHPTKMNMIKVSNIMGIDPKPFDPKTYVEEDTFVTDESGSKKRIRLENNIVRWRTVRKKDGTTSYESNARFVRWSDGSLQLLIGNEVLDISVQEAQHDQSHLFLRHGKGILQSQGRILSKMRFMPSSLSSNSHRLLTALVDSHHKKVYKVKNCITDVDPEREKEEKEKAENQTIRANVLLNRKREKVNRKYTQTVERKRQLSTGYLEGALDEDDEMDYNDSRRSRRRFEEDLEVEARAEKRIMNAKKSQGYRDVPRKSSVSDVKSSRRPISFSESDREESEYETEGEEDERSAHNRIEDEEPEYEESEEEEEEERYEEADANANRASEEEEEAEEPRQKVKESVGSSKRKGIESDEDSPPRKAPTHRRMAVVYDSDEE comes from the exons GATGAAGCTGAGGGTGCAATGGAGCCTGAGGGTGAAGGCGAAGGTGAAGCTGAAGTGGAGGGACATGGTGAGGCAGAAGTGGAGAGTGATGGTGACCTACGAGATTTAGAACCTGATCCTGGAGAAAGTGAGGGTGAAAGAGTACAAAGCTCCCAAGAAGTGGATATTGGGGATCAAAGGGAAGAAAGTGAGGCAAAAGAGACAGATAGTGATGAAAAAGAAGACTATGGTCAGAGGGTAGTGACTAGCCGGAGAAGGGAAGTAATTGAGAGTGGGTCAGAAAGGTCTGAGGAAAACCATTATCATGATAACGAAGATGAAGAGGTTGATCAAACTAGAAGCTTGAG TAAGTCACCAGAGGAGGAGAAGGATCCAGCTCACCTTTCACATTCAGCTGCTGAAATTCGTGATGTATTTGGTGCttctgatgaagaagaagaagaagcagaatATGCAGTTCGACATGATATGGAGCAAGAGGAAATT AGATCTCCTATGGAAGAGGAAGGGAGCTATGGGAAGAGTCCAAGACTTGAAGATATGGTGCATGATGAAGATGCTCGTTATGAGTCAGATGATGAGCATGTTGAGGTGAAACAAAAAGAGAAGCCAGTTGGTCCCCCGTTGGAGCTGGAGGTTCCATTTCGTCCTGCTCCAGCTCATCCAACCAAG ATGAACATGATCAAAGTTTCAAATATAATGGGCATTGACCCAAAACCATTTGATCCCAAGACATATGTTGAGGAGGATACATTTGTAACAGATGAGTCTGGCTCAAAAAAACGTATTAGGTTGGAGAACAATATTGTTCGTTGGAGGACCGTCAGAAAGAAAGATGGCACAACTTCA TATGAAAGCAATGCTCGCTTTGTGAGATGGTCAGATGGTAGTTTACAGTTGTTAATTGGCAATGAAGTTCTTGACATATCTGTACAAGAGGCACAACATGATCAATCACACCTTTTTCTCCGACATGGGAAG GGAATTCTTCAATCTCAAGGAAGGATTTTAAGTAAGATGAGATTTATGCCCTCATCATTGTCATCGAATTCTCATCGGCTGTTGACTGCTCTTGTTGATTCACATCATAAAAAAGTCTATAAGGTTAAGAATTGCATTACTGATGTTGATCCAGAAAGGGAGAAGGAGGAAAAGGAGAAG GCTGAGAATCAAACAATCAGAGCTAATGTTCTTCTGAATCGTAAGAGGGAAAAGGTGAACCGAAAGTATACACAAACTGTAGAAAGAAAGCGTCAACTTTCAACTGGGTATCTGGAGGGTGCTCTTGATGAG gATGATGAAATGGATTATAATGATTCTCGTCGCTCTCGCCGCCGCTTTGAGGAAGACTTGGAAGTAGAAGCTCGGGCAGAAAAACGCATTATGAATGCCAAGAAG TCGCAGGGTTACAGGGATGTCCCTCGCAAGTCATCCGTATCAGATGTAAAATCATCTCGGCGGCCTATTAGTTTCTCTGAAAGTGACAGAGAGGAGTCTGAGTATGAAACTGAAGGGGAAGAAGATGAGAGGTCTGCACACAATAGGATTGAGGACGAGGAGCCAGAATATGAAGAATcggaggaagaggaagaggaagagcGCTATGAAGAGGCAGATGCGAACGCTAACAGAGCTTCAGAGGAGGAAGAGGAAGCTGAG GAGCCTAGGCAAAAAGTGAAGGAGTCTGTTGGCAGCAGTAAGCGCAAGGGAATCGAGTCGGATGAGGACTCACCTCCTAGAAAAGCTCCCACACATCGTCGCATGGCAGTTGTTTATGATAGTGATGAGGAATGA
- the LOC105764708 gene encoding nudix hydrolase 3 isoform X4 produces the protein MGYRKNVLQFYFCKTFFGKSSSPLTIFLLLPEPYIEQVEYLDVLTKTGKKTGVSKPRGDVHRDGDYHKAVHVWIFAESTQELLLQKRADCKDSWPGLWDISSAGHISAGDSSLITAQRELQEELGVILPKDAFELIFVFLEECVTNNGKFINNEYSDVYLVTTLEPIPREAFTLQ, from the exons ATGGGTTATAGGAAAAATGTCTTACAATTTTATTTCTGCAAGACATTTTTCGGAAAATCTTCCTCCCCTCTCACCATATTCCTTCTTCTTCCAG AGCCTTACATTGAACAAGTAGAGTATCTCGACGTTCTCACTAAAACCGGTAAAAAAACCGGCGTTTCCAAGCCCAG GGGAGATGTCCATCGAGATGGGGATTACCATAAAGCAGTCCATGTTTGGATTTTTGCTGAGAGTACACAAGAATTACTTCTCCAAAAACGTGCAGACTGCAAGGACTCGTGGCCAGGGTTGTGGGATATCTCCAGTGCTGGCCATATATCTGCTGGTGACTCATCGCTAATAACAGCACA GAGGGAGCTTCAAGAAGAACTAGGGGTGATCCTCCCAAAGGATGCATTTGAGTTGATATTCGTTTTTCTTGAAGAGTG TGTCACAAACAATGGAAAGTTCATCAATAATGAATACAGCGATGTATACCTAGTAACAACTCTAGAGCCAATTCCTCGAGAAGCCTTTACACTTCAG TAA
- the LOC105764705 gene encoding flavonoid 3'-monooxygenase, translated as MASFVLYSILSAVFLYFVFITSRKRRRLPLPPGPKPWPIIGNLPHMSPVPHQGLAAMAKVYGPLMHLRLGFVDVVVAASASMAAQFLKVHDSNFSSRPPNAGAKYVAYNYQDLVFAPYGPRWRLLRKISSLHLFSGKALDDFRQIREEEIRVLVRALASAKTKVNLGQLLNVCTVNALGQVMMGKRVFGDGSGGSDPEADEFKSMVVELMQLAGVFNIGDFIPALEWLDLQGVQAKMKKLHNRFDRFLSAILEEHKTKARQSNGQVKHKDFLSTLISLENVDGAEGGKLSDTEIKALLLNMFTAGTDTSSSTVEWAMAELIRHPNIMAQVRKELDSVVGRDRLVSDLDLPNLTYFQAVIKETFRIHPSTPLSLPRMASDSCDINGYHIPKGATLLVNVWAISRDPNEWNNPLEFRPERFLPGGERPNADVRGNDFEVIPFGAGRRICAGMSLGLRMVQLLTATLAHAFEWELADGLMPEKLDMEEAYGLTLQRAAPLMVHPRPRLSKHAY; from the exons ATGGCCTCCTTTGTTCTATATTCTATTCTCTCCGCCGTTTTCCTCTATTTCGTTTTCATTACCTCGAGGAAGCGCCGCCGTCTGCCTCTCCCTCCTGGTCCTAAACCATGGCCCATCATTGGCAACTTGCCACATATGAGCCCTGTGCCTCACCAAGGTTTAGCCGCCATGGCCAAAGTCTACGGCCCTCTCATGCACCTCAGGTTGGGGTTCGTGGATGTTGTGGTGGCAGCGTCCGCCTCCATGGCGGCTCAATTCTTGAAAGTCCATGACTCTAACTTCTCCAGCCGCCCACCGAATGCCGGCGCCAAGTATGTGGCTTACAACTATCAGGACCTTGTGTTTGCGCCGTACGGACCGAGGTGGCGGCTGCTACGTAAAATCAGCTCCCTTCATCTCTTCTCCGGCAAGGCTTTGGACGACTTTAGACAGATTCGCGAG GAGGAGATAAGAGTGTTGGTACGAGCTTTGGCAAGCGCTAAAACAAAGGTGAATTTAGGGCAACTTTTGAACGTATGCACAGTGAATGCCCTGGGGCAAGTGATGATGGGGAAAAGGGTGTTCGGAGACGGCAGTGGAGGCTCCGATCCAGAAGCGGATGAGTTCAAGTCGATGGTGGTGGAGCTGATGCAGTTAGCCGGGGTTTTCAACATCGGCGACTTCATTCCGGCGCTTGAATGGCTGGACCTGCAAGGGGTGCAAGCTAAAATGAAGAAACTCCATAACAGATTCGATAGGTTCTTGAGTGCCATTCTTGAAGAACACAAAACCAAAGCTCGACAAAGTAATGGGCAAGTGAAACACAAGGATTTTTTAAGTACGTTGATTTCATTGGAGAATGTTGATGGCGCTGAAGGTGGAAAGCTCTCCGACACTGAGATCAAAGCATTACTTTTG AACATGTTCACAGCAGGAACTGATACATCTTCAAGCACAGTTGAGTGGGCAATGGCTGAGCTAATTCGGCATCCCAACATCATGGCTCAAGTTCGTAAAGAATTGGACTCAGTCGTTGGTCGAGACCGCCTCGTCTCCGACTTGGACTTGCCCAATCTAACCTACTTCCAAGCCGTCATCAAAGAAACCTTCCGCATCCACCCATCCACCCCGCTCTCCCTCCCTCGTATGGCCTCCGACAGCTGCGACATCAACGGCTACCACATCCCCAAGGGCGCCACCCTCTTGGTCAACGTATGGGCCATTTCTCGAGACCCTAACGAGTGGAACAACCCGCTTGAGTTTCGGCCCGAGAGGTTCTTGCCCGGCGGCGAAAGGCCGAACGCTGATGTTAGGGGCAATGATTTTGAGGTCATACCGTTCGGCGCCGGGCGTAGAATCTGTGCCGGAATGAGCTTGGGATTGCGCATGGTTCAACTATTGACAGCGACGTTAGCGCATGCTTTCGAGTGGGAGTTGGCTGATGGATTAATGCCTGAGAAGCTGGACATGGAGGAAGCTTATGGGTTGACTTTACAACGTGCGGCGCCATTGATGGTGCATCCAAGGCCAAGGTTATCAAAGCATGCTTATTGA
- the LOC105764708 gene encoding nudix hydrolase 3 isoform X1 has translation MGYRKNVLQFYFCKTFFGKSSSPLTIFLLLPGNFPPATSSVLHLLFYQISVRHLPNSSAKTKSDSSKETMAEPYIEQVEYLDVLTKTGKKTGVSKPRGDVHRDGDYHKAVHVWIFAESTQELLLQKRADCKDSWPGLWDISSAGHISAGDSSLITAQRELQEELGVILPKDAFELIFVFLEECVTNNGKFINNEYSDVYLVTTLEPIPREAFTLQ, from the exons ATGGGTTATAGGAAAAATGTCTTACAATTTTATTTCTGCAAGACATTTTTCGGAAAATCTTCCTCCCCTCTCACCATATTCCTTCTTCTTCCAGGTAACTTTCCTCCTGCTACTTCTTCCGttcttcatcttttattttaccaaatttcTGTAAGACATTTACCAAATTCGTCAGCGAAGACAAAGTCTGATTCATCGAAAGAAACAATGGCAGAGCCTTACATTGAACAAGTAGAGTATCTCGACGTTCTCACTAAAACCGGTAAAAAAACCGGCGTTTCCAAGCCCAG GGGAGATGTCCATCGAGATGGGGATTACCATAAAGCAGTCCATGTTTGGATTTTTGCTGAGAGTACACAAGAATTACTTCTCCAAAAACGTGCAGACTGCAAGGACTCGTGGCCAGGGTTGTGGGATATCTCCAGTGCTGGCCATATATCTGCTGGTGACTCATCGCTAATAACAGCACA GAGGGAGCTTCAAGAAGAACTAGGGGTGATCCTCCCAAAGGATGCATTTGAGTTGATATTCGTTTTTCTTGAAGAGTG TGTCACAAACAATGGAAAGTTCATCAATAATGAATACAGCGATGTATACCTAGTAACAACTCTAGAGCCAATTCCTCGAGAAGCCTTTACACTTCAG TAA